A genomic window from Micromonospora violae includes:
- a CDS encoding S-(hydroxymethyl)mycothiol dehydrogenase, with the protein MSQEVRGVISRSKGAPVEVTTIVVPDPGPGEAIVRIQSCGVCHTDLHYREGGINDDYPFLLGHEAAGIVEQVGEGVTDVAPGDFVVLNWRAVCGVCRACRRGRPWYCFNTYNAKQRMTLTDGTELAPALGIGAFAEKTLVHAGQCTKVDPAARPAAVGLLGCGVMAGLGAAMNTGNVTRGDSVAVIGCGGVGDAAVAGAVLAGATTIVAVDTDSRKLDWARKFGATHTVNASETDPVEAIRAATGGFGADVVIDAVGRPETWKQAFYARDLAGTVVLVGVPTPQMQIELPLLDVFGRGGALKSSWYGDCLPSRDFPMLTELYLQGRLDLDAFVTEEIALDQVENAFDRMHHGDVLRSVVVFP; encoded by the coding sequence GTGAGCCAGGAAGTCCGGGGAGTCATCTCCCGCAGCAAGGGAGCGCCGGTCGAGGTCACTACCATCGTGGTGCCCGATCCCGGGCCCGGTGAGGCGATCGTCCGGATCCAGTCGTGCGGGGTCTGCCACACCGACCTGCACTACCGCGAGGGCGGCATCAACGACGACTACCCGTTCCTGCTCGGTCACGAGGCGGCGGGCATCGTGGAGCAGGTTGGCGAGGGCGTCACCGACGTAGCCCCGGGTGATTTCGTGGTGCTCAACTGGCGGGCGGTCTGTGGGGTGTGCCGCGCCTGCCGCCGGGGTCGGCCGTGGTACTGCTTCAACACCTACAACGCCAAGCAGCGGATGACCCTCACCGACGGCACCGAACTCGCCCCGGCGCTGGGCATCGGCGCGTTCGCCGAGAAGACGCTGGTGCACGCCGGGCAGTGCACCAAGGTGGACCCGGCGGCCCGTCCCGCCGCCGTGGGTCTGCTCGGCTGCGGGGTGATGGCCGGGCTGGGTGCGGCGATGAACACCGGCAACGTCACCCGGGGTGACTCGGTCGCGGTGATCGGCTGCGGTGGTGTCGGGGACGCGGCGGTCGCCGGCGCGGTCCTCGCCGGCGCCACCACGATCGTCGCGGTGGACACCGACAGCCGCAAGCTCGACTGGGCCCGCAAGTTCGGTGCCACGCACACGGTGAACGCCTCCGAGACCGACCCGGTCGAGGCGATCCGTGCCGCCACCGGCGGTTTCGGCGCCGACGTGGTGATCGACGCGGTGGGTCGACCGGAGACGTGGAAGCAGGCGTTCTACGCCCGCGACCTGGCCGGCACGGTGGTGCTGGTGGGCGTACCGACCCCGCAGATGCAGATCGAGCTGCCGCTGCTGGACGTCTTCGGGCGCGGCGGCGCACTCAAGTCCAGTTGGTACGGCGACTGCCTGCCCAGCCGCGACTTCCCGATGCTCACCGAGCTGTACCTGCAGGGCCGACTCGACCTCGACGCATTCGTCACCGAGGAGATCGCCCTCGACCAGGTCGAGAACGCGTTCGACCGGATGCACCACGGCGACGTGCTCCGCTCGGTGGTGGTGTTCCCGTGA
- a CDS encoding low temperature requirement protein A codes for MTQPRSVRPFYRPMRPRRRDEPHRAATPLELFFDLCFVVAVAQAAANLHHDVSEGHLGHALTRYLMVFFAIWWSWMNFTWFASAYDTDDDLYRIATLVQIAGALIIAAGVPRAFTDGDFSVITYGYVVMRIALVVQWCRAAAGDPAHRRAARRYAIGVTVVQLGWLLRLALPQGWGTAAFLLLVVADLLVPAVAERPGMTPWHPRHITERYGLFTLIVLGDVVLATSVAIQTGVDAGDRHLWSLAAAATVTVFALWWLYFDRPVEAPAQLPYSLLWGYGHYLIFAAIAAVGAGLSVSVDYERHLTHISERTAGYAVAVPTAVFLLTVWALHVRRRQRATVVVAFPVVALLALLAPLGPAPVYVLAGLLVALVAVTVLVRSRDLDRIATAADPA; via the coding sequence GTGACCCAGCCCCGGTCGGTGCGACCGTTCTACCGGCCGATGCGGCCACGGCGTCGCGACGAGCCGCACCGCGCGGCCACGCCGCTGGAACTCTTCTTCGACCTGTGCTTCGTGGTGGCCGTGGCGCAGGCCGCCGCCAACCTGCACCACGACGTCTCCGAGGGTCACCTCGGCCACGCGCTGACCAGGTACCTGATGGTCTTCTTCGCGATCTGGTGGTCGTGGATGAACTTCACCTGGTTCGCCTCGGCCTACGACACCGATGACGACCTCTACCGGATCGCGACGCTGGTGCAGATCGCCGGGGCGCTGATCATCGCGGCCGGGGTGCCACGGGCGTTCACCGACGGCGACTTCAGTGTCATCACGTACGGCTACGTGGTGATGCGCATCGCGCTCGTCGTGCAGTGGTGCCGGGCCGCGGCCGGTGACCCGGCGCACCGCCGGGCGGCCCGGCGGTACGCGATCGGCGTCACCGTCGTTCAACTCGGCTGGCTGCTGCGGCTGGCCCTGCCGCAGGGTTGGGGGACGGCGGCGTTTCTGCTGCTGGTCGTGGCGGACCTGCTGGTGCCGGCGGTCGCCGAGCGACCGGGGATGACTCCCTGGCACCCGCGACACATCACCGAACGGTACGGGCTGTTCACCCTGATCGTGCTCGGGGACGTGGTGCTGGCCACGTCGGTGGCCATCCAGACCGGAGTGGACGCCGGCGACCGGCACCTCTGGTCGCTGGCGGCAGCGGCCACGGTGACCGTGTTCGCCCTGTGGTGGCTCTACTTCGACCGGCCCGTCGAGGCGCCCGCCCAGCTGCCGTACTCCCTGCTCTGGGGGTACGGCCACTACCTGATCTTCGCGGCAATCGCCGCGGTCGGCGCGGGCCTGAGCGTGTCGGTGGACTACGAGCGGCACCTCACACACATCTCGGAACGGACCGCCGGGTACGCGGTGGCCGTCCCGACCGCCGTCTTCCTGCTCACGGTCTGGGCGCTGCACGTCCGCCGGCGGCAGCGCGCCACGGTGGTCGTGGCCTTCCCGGTCGTCGCCCTGTTGGCGCTGCTCGCGCCGCTCGGGCCGGCCCCGGTGTACGTGCTCGCCGGGCTGCTGGTCGCGCTGGTGGCGGTGACCGTGCTGGTGCGCAGCCGCGACCTCGACCGGATTGCGACGGCGGCCGACCCGGCCTGA